The following proteins come from a genomic window of Proteinivorax hydrogeniformans:
- a CDS encoding Wadjet anti-phage system protein JetD domain-containing protein — protein sequence MSKKVGKIMQQKVIMFLKSKKRTTVKLNELYGLFSGEVSYNDFANVIQSLEQKGLLRPVKSHYTNNKEIPLYNTYRINKLAFKDQLVDDIQKFKLSSHPLIDLSYYFSSSESQWQKDLPFIKLVNKYFKYSGVPQKEVSAAERSYQITGDEKWIDFKGGKSLLKRLAVYDKLRIVHNADPLMVAVNPKNFTPPYIHLIVENKATFYEFQQFLEESLLTSLIYGSGWKIIGNINLLQKQLSLPDKGHRFYYFGDLDWEGLSIWSGVFAKQKVLPAAGFYQMLLTKPATSGKKNQKQNREALDKFTKHFNKDEAAKIEKLLAGGYYYPQEGLGRDDIVKVMEEMKWI from the coding sequence ATGAGCAAAAAAGTGGGTAAAATTATGCAACAAAAAGTTATAATGTTTCTAAAATCAAAAAAAAGAACTACAGTTAAGCTTAACGAGCTTTATGGGTTGTTTAGCGGTGAGGTATCTTATAATGACTTTGCTAATGTTATTCAGTCTTTAGAGCAGAAAGGTTTGCTTAGGCCGGTTAAATCCCACTACACTAACAATAAAGAAATCCCCCTTTACAATACATATAGAATTAACAAATTAGCGTTTAAAGATCAGCTTGTCGATGATATTCAAAAGTTTAAGCTTTCTAGCCATCCTCTAATTGATTTAAGTTATTACTTTTCTAGCTCTGAAAGTCAGTGGCAAAAAGATTTGCCTTTTATTAAGTTAGTCAACAAATATTTCAAATATAGCGGTGTCCCCCAAAAGGAGGTATCTGCTGCAGAACGTTCCTACCAAATAACAGGTGATGAAAAGTGGATTGATTTTAAAGGGGGCAAAAGCTTACTCAAGCGGCTAGCAGTTTACGACAAACTAAGAATTGTGCATAATGCCGATCCTTTGATGGTTGCTGTAAACCCTAAAAATTTTACCCCGCCATATATTCATTTAATTGTGGAAAACAAGGCTACTTTTTATGAGTTTCAGCAATTTTTAGAAGAAAGTCTCTTAACTTCGTTAATATATGGAAGTGGTTGGAAGATAATAGGTAATATTAACCTTTTACAAAAACAACTATCCCTGCCAGATAAGGGCCATAGGTTTTATTATTTTGGCGATTTAGATTGGGAAGGGCTATCTATATGGAGTGGGGTTTTTGCAAAGCAAAAGGTACTACCTGCAGCCGGCTTTTACCAGATGCTTTTGACAAAACCAGCTACCAGCGGCAAGAAAAATCAAAAGCAAAACAGAGAGGCTTTAGACAAATTTACAAAACACTTTAACAAAGATGAAGCTGCAAAGATAGAAAAACTACTAGCAGGCGGCTACTATTACCCTCAAGAGGGGTTAGGTAGGGATGATATAGTTAAGGTTATGGAGGAAATGAAATGGATTTAG
- a CDS encoding replicative DNA helicase, whose amino-acid sequence MDLDIKTITENYRERVQRIALFDCLYKLQSKKRKDNSQKEVDFFGLGILTLLFFFENMLIRNNKTGSEELADFLYNVNDGEIDLDKEGFEKIAREIIEIFRPPRGTRNSRSFYNWQDRQQQTVEYSILQAGRSDIKTNKQYYKLDDDGLELIFATKEYFSEFQLSISQLLLRKQLEKGEFVSALRQIDEMRIAVETLEERIVKIKQEVQRNILDEKTYKRYKELVEDINNRLTRESDEFEELRGFVKEARDTLFYGIKNEKDERAYKFMVKIQQQLEQVHSFHTVLLQKSVELKTTTLQSAQESLYYVGVDSFNFKQELVSRMFSSPLPLESSKTLAKPFLYLQHNKTWSPLSVFAPQRITNREQENKTVEFMNMKAEDERQKELKAQQQNLRFIGEIVLKAMDGENEITLAEVVDYMAKNNYENILSQPLFAHFFIMLHQKSPLALDNNSHEKEKMLKEVIALLKTRYQRLSVREIPKKLITVRDRFKMQDMAIRLEERNFGL is encoded by the coding sequence ATGGATTTAGACATAAAAACCATCACCGAAAATTATAGAGAGCGGGTGCAGAGGATTGCTCTTTTTGACTGCCTTTATAAGCTGCAAAGCAAAAAAAGAAAAGATAACTCTCAAAAGGAGGTAGACTTTTTTGGGTTAGGGATTTTAACTTTGCTGTTCTTTTTTGAGAACATGCTTATCCGCAATAATAAAACAGGAAGTGAAGAGCTTGCTGATTTTCTTTATAATGTAAATGACGGTGAGATAGATTTAGACAAAGAGGGCTTTGAGAAAATAGCCCGAGAGATTATTGAGATTTTTCGTCCGCCCCGGGGAACAAGAAATAGCAGAAGCTTTTATAACTGGCAGGACAGACAGCAGCAAACGGTGGAATACTCTATTTTGCAGGCGGGCAGGTCTGATATAAAGACTAACAAGCAATATTATAAATTGGACGATGATGGCTTAGAGCTTATATTTGCTACAAAAGAATACTTTAGCGAATTTCAGCTATCTATAAGTCAATTGCTTTTAAGAAAGCAGCTGGAAAAAGGGGAGTTTGTCAGTGCCTTAAGGCAAATTGACGAAATGCGGATAGCTGTGGAAACTCTCGAGGAGCGTATTGTCAAAATTAAGCAGGAAGTACAGCGGAACATCCTAGATGAAAAGACTTATAAAAGATACAAAGAGCTTGTTGAGGATATTAACAATAGATTAACTCGGGAAAGTGATGAGTTTGAGGAGTTAAGGGGTTTTGTAAAAGAGGCAAGAGATACCTTATTTTATGGAATAAAAAATGAGAAGGATGAAAGAGCCTACAAGTTTATGGTTAAAATTCAGCAACAGTTAGAGCAAGTCCACTCCTTTCACACGGTGCTTTTGCAAAAGAGTGTGGAGCTTAAAACAACCACTTTGCAGTCAGCCCAGGAATCACTGTACTATGTAGGGGTTGACTCATTTAACTTTAAACAGGAATTAGTTTCCCGAATGTTTTCCTCGCCCTTACCGCTGGAAAGTAGCAAGACCTTGGCTAAACCTTTTTTGTATCTTCAGCATAACAAAACGTGGTCCCCTTTGTCTGTTTTTGCGCCGCAGCGGATTACAAATCGTGAGCAGGAAAACAAAACAGTGGAGTTTATGAACATGAAAGCTGAGGATGAACGGCAAAAAGAGTTAAAAGCGCAACAGCAAAACCTAAGATTTATAGGTGAGATAGTACTAAAGGCTATGGACGGTGAAAATGAAATAACCTTAGCTGAAGTGGTGGATTACATGGCCAAAAACAATTATGAAAATATCTTAAGCCAGCCCCTTTTTGCTCACTTTTTTATAATGTTGCACCAAAAATCTCCGTTAGCTTTAGATAACAATTCACATGAAAAAGAAAAGATGCTTAAAGAGGTAATAGCGCTACTTAAAACTCGGTACCAACGGTTAAGTGTACGGGAAATTCCTAAAAAACTAATAACTGTCAGGGATAGATTTAAAATGCAGGATATGGCCATAAGATTGGAGGAGAGAAATTTTGGGTTATGA
- a CDS encoding alpha-glucoside-specific PTS transporter subunit IIBC, with protein sequence MKGKIKEKVQRFGGAMFFPALLLPFAGILLGLTVILQNPQLFPFAVEGATYTKIVDIFLQTSLVIFSNLPIIFVLGIPITLAKKESGRACLTAYITYLTFNYFIGATLSHFGSNFGVDNYEAGALGLTEVAGVLTLDTNLIGAILAASLAVWIHNKYYDKEVPNMLQSFKGTPLVVIILFPITILAALITLVVWPSVQSGIYGMQSFMVDAGAAGVFSFTFLERILIPTGLHHFIYGPVFYGPIAVDGGTVNYWIQNLSSFANSTESLTTLFPQGGLMLTGMGKTFGTTGAAIAMYLSAKPENKKKVLGLLIPAVATAILTGITEPIEFTFLFVAPLLFLIHALLSASMATVLYIIGLSGNFQTGLIDFIFQNWLPLGANHYMVYIMQVVVGFGFMALYVVIFKALITKFNYATPGRGDKNISLKTKKDYKASKKAGSKSGSIDENLAIEYLKALGTKDNIESITNCATRLRVKVKDASKVASDDEFMEIGAAGVVRSGESLQVIVGLRVSQVRGYMEELISKE encoded by the coding sequence ATGAAAGGTAAAATTAAAGAAAAAGTTCAAAGATTTGGTGGTGCCATGTTTTTTCCTGCACTTCTTTTGCCTTTTGCAGGTATCTTATTAGGACTAACTGTTATTTTGCAAAACCCACAACTTTTTCCCTTTGCAGTAGAGGGGGCAACGTACACAAAAATAGTGGATATCTTTTTGCAAACATCTCTGGTAATTTTCAGTAATTTACCGATAATTTTTGTGTTAGGTATTCCAATAACATTGGCTAAAAAAGAGTCTGGCAGAGCCTGCTTAACAGCATATATTACCTACCTTACCTTCAACTATTTTATCGGAGCGACACTTAGCCATTTTGGCAGCAACTTTGGTGTAGATAACTATGAAGCTGGCGCTTTAGGGCTTACTGAAGTGGCGGGTGTTCTAACGCTAGATACTAATCTAATTGGTGCTATTCTTGCAGCGTCATTGGCTGTATGGATTCATAACAAATATTACGACAAAGAAGTGCCTAATATGTTGCAAAGCTTTAAAGGAACTCCATTAGTTGTAATTATTCTTTTCCCTATAACAATTTTAGCTGCACTAATAACTTTAGTAGTTTGGCCTTCAGTGCAAAGTGGAATCTATGGAATGCAAAGCTTTATGGTTGATGCTGGAGCAGCAGGAGTTTTCAGCTTTACATTTCTTGAAAGAATTTTGATTCCTACGGGTTTGCACCATTTTATCTATGGACCGGTATTTTATGGACCGATCGCAGTGGACGGAGGTACAGTAAATTATTGGATTCAAAACCTTTCCTCCTTTGCTAACTCAACTGAGAGCTTAACCACCCTTTTCCCACAAGGTGGGCTGATGCTCACTGGTATGGGTAAGACATTTGGCACCACCGGAGCAGCGATAGCTATGTACCTTTCAGCTAAACCAGAAAATAAGAAAAAAGTTCTTGGTCTTTTAATACCTGCAGTAGCTACCGCCATATTAACCGGTATAACGGAGCCAATTGAATTTACCTTCTTATTTGTGGCACCATTACTGTTTTTGATTCACGCGCTGTTATCAGCAAGTATGGCCACTGTTCTTTATATTATCGGTCTATCAGGGAACTTCCAAACTGGATTGATTGATTTTATCTTCCAAAACTGGCTGCCATTAGGAGCAAACCACTATATGGTTTACATTATGCAGGTGGTTGTGGGCTTTGGGTTTATGGCATTATACGTTGTTATCTTCAAGGCCTTAATTACCAAATTTAATTATGCAACTCCAGGCCGGGGAGATAAAAACATATCCCTAAAAACTAAAAAAGATTATAAAGCAAGCAAAAAAGCAGGATCTAAAAGTGGTAGCATCGATGAAAATTTAGCAATAGAATACCTAAAGGCTTTAGGAACCAAAGATAACATCGAGAGCATCACCAACTGTGCTACCAGGCTTAGGGTAAAAGTTAAAGATGCTAGCAAAGTAGCTAGCGACGATGAGTTTATGGAAATTGGAGCCGCTGGGGTTGTTCGCTCTGGAGAAAGTCTCCAAGTTATTGTAGGGCTTAGAGTTTCTCAAGTTCGAGGTTACATGGAAGAGTTAATTTCAAAAGAATAA
- a CDS encoding 6-phospho-alpha-glucosidase translates to MKKQNLTIVGAGSTYTIGMMMSLVAEKEVFPLKSITFYDTDAKRQEPVAKATEVLLRDKYPELEEFCYTTDKKEAYQGADFVFVQIRTGGLKMRELDEKIPLSNGVVGQETCGPGGFAYGMRSIKDMIEIINDVRKYAPDAWVLNYTNPAAIVAEALKREFPEDKKILNICDMPAAIMVSYAKILGCEIFDLVPEYFGLNHFGWFTKISDKQGNDLTDKIKNSILNQGFIPKDAEILNDPSWIQTFKQVEVMLRDFPQYLPNTYLQYYLYPSKMVEKEDIENTRARQVINGREKRVQKLAKSLISANSTEGHELEADIHGRYMVRVAASIAYNNKETYIVIVPNNGIISNLPKDAMVEVPAQLTNEGPKAFSVGEIPRFQKGLIEGQLAYEQLTVDAYFENSYQLALEALTLNRTIVDAPLARKILDDLIEANKDYFPVLK, encoded by the coding sequence GCAGAGAAAGAAGTATTCCCACTTAAATCCATTACATTTTATGACACTGACGCTAAGCGTCAAGAACCTGTAGCTAAAGCTACGGAGGTTTTGCTTAGGGATAAATACCCTGAATTGGAAGAGTTTTGCTACACAACGGATAAAAAGGAGGCTTATCAAGGTGCCGATTTTGTCTTTGTTCAAATAAGAACTGGCGGACTAAAGATGAGGGAGCTAGATGAGAAAATACCTCTATCAAATGGAGTAGTCGGTCAAGAAACTTGTGGTCCAGGTGGTTTTGCTTATGGAATGCGTTCCATCAAGGATATGATTGAAATAATTAATGATGTGAGAAAGTATGCTCCAGATGCATGGGTGCTTAACTACACTAACCCTGCGGCTATAGTTGCAGAGGCGTTAAAAAGAGAATTTCCAGAAGATAAAAAAATCTTAAACATCTGTGATATGCCTGCAGCTATTATGGTAAGTTATGCAAAAATACTTGGCTGTGAGATTTTTGATTTAGTACCAGAGTATTTTGGTTTAAACCACTTTGGTTGGTTTACAAAAATCTCAGACAAACAAGGAAATGATTTAACGGATAAGATTAAAAACTCAATTTTAAATCAAGGGTTTATTCCAAAAGATGCAGAGATTTTAAATGACCCATCATGGATACAAACCTTTAAGCAAGTAGAAGTAATGCTAAGAGATTTCCCGCAATATTTGCCTAACACCTACCTGCAATACTATTTATATCCTTCGAAAATGGTGGAAAAAGAAGACATAGAAAACACTAGAGCAAGACAGGTCATAAACGGTCGTGAGAAAAGAGTGCAAAAACTTGCAAAAAGCTTAATAAGTGCAAACAGCACCGAAGGTCATGAGTTAGAGGCGGATATTCATGGTCGTTACATGGTCCGTGTAGCTGCGTCCATAGCATACAACAATAAAGAAACATATATAGTGATAGTTCCAAACAACGGTATTATTTCTAACCTTCCCAAAGATGCTATGGTAGAGGTTCCAGCTCAGCTGACAAACGAGGGTCCAAAAGCATTCTCTGTAGGAGAAATTCCAAGGTTCCAAAAAGGTTTAATCGAAGGGCAACTAGCCTATGAACAATTGACAGTAGATGCATATTTTGAAAATTCATACCAACTAGCCCTTGAAGCTTTAACTTTAAACCGTACGATAGTTGATGCCCCGCTAGCCCGAAAAATTTTAGACGACCTAATTGAAGCCAATAAAGATTATTTTCCAGTTTTAAAATAA